CGGCCTGCGCGACTCGCCCCAACGGGATATCGGCGAGCAATCTGTCGCCGTCGCGGCTCGCCAGATAATCCTCCGCCATGCCGGTCATGGTGAAGCCCGGGCAGACCGCGAAGGCGAGGATACCCTCTGCCGCATAACCGCGCGCGATCGATTTGGTCATCGCGACCATCCCCGCTTTGGCGGCGGCATAATGCCAATGCTCGGGCGAGTCGCCGCGATATGCCGCGCGGCTGGCGATATTGATGATCCGTCCGCCGGATTTGCGCTCCTGCCAGTGGAGCACGGCAAAGCGGCACAGTTCGGCCGATGCGGTGAGGTTGACGCGCATCGTGCGCTTCCACTGCGCAACCCATTGTTCGTCGGCATGGGCGATCGGATTGGCCTCGAACACGCCGGCATTGTTGATCAGCACGTCGACCCGCCCGACGAGCCGGTCCAGCGCCTCGTCCCACAGCAGGCGCGGGGCGGCTGGGTCGGCGAAATCTGCGGCGATGGCGGAGGCGGTCGCGGTGGTGGCCTGCCCGATGACATTCGCGCCCGATGCGTCGAGCGCGGCGAAGGTCGCAGCGCCAATCCCGCGCGAGGAACCGGTAAGGAGGATGTTGGTCATGGGTTCGCCCTATCGCCCCGACCTGCGTCATGCCAGCGTCGGGGCACCCCACAAAGT
Above is a genomic segment from Sphingomonas sp. HMP6 containing:
- a CDS encoding SDR family NAD(P)-dependent oxidoreductase, whose translation is MTNILLTGSSRGIGAATFAALDASGANVIGQATTATASAIAADFADPAAPRLLWDEALDRLVGRVDVLINNAGVFEANPIAHADEQWVAQWKRTMRVNLTASAELCRFAVLHWQERKSGGRIINIASRAAYRGDSPEHWHYAAAKAGMVAMTKSIARGYAAEGILAFAVCPGFTMTGMAEDYLASRDGDRLLADIPLGRVAQAEEVAEVTRFLALDAPPSMTGAVLDVNGASYVR